From the Gordonia bronchialis DSM 43247 genome, one window contains:
- a CDS encoding ABC transporter permease, whose amino-acid sequence MTLQLDRVLDTSAPAPSSNPAVVDPVSRTRRIAGRLRPGARTARAVRQSVGLVLVIVVWQLGARGWLGPTTPAPTEVVTAGWDLVRSGEIWQHLAASTRRVGIGLAIGITIGVVLGAAAGTIRIAEDLVNAPIQVLRMMPAVALVPVFIIWFGIDETFKIALIIVAPIFPMYVNVFAGIRNVDQKLIEAARSLDLTRIEMLRFIILPGALPQTLVGLRQALGIGWLVLVVAEMQTTTVGLGFIMNDAKEYLRTDQIFLVLVIYAILGLITDLAVRLLERHFLSWRNGFEGS is encoded by the coding sequence ATGACGTTGCAACTCGACCGAGTCCTGGACACCTCCGCCCCGGCACCGTCGTCGAATCCCGCCGTCGTCGATCCGGTGAGCCGGACCCGGCGCATCGCCGGCCGGCTGCGCCCCGGTGCGCGCACCGCACGGGCCGTCCGTCAGTCGGTGGGACTCGTACTGGTGATCGTGGTGTGGCAGCTGGGGGCTCGTGGATGGCTGGGGCCCACCACGCCTGCACCTACCGAAGTTGTCACCGCCGGTTGGGATCTCGTTCGCAGCGGGGAGATCTGGCAGCACCTCGCGGCGTCCACCCGGCGGGTGGGCATCGGGTTGGCGATCGGGATCACCATCGGCGTGGTGCTCGGCGCGGCGGCGGGCACCATCCGGATCGCCGAAGACCTCGTCAACGCCCCGATTCAGGTGCTGCGCATGATGCCGGCCGTGGCTCTCGTCCCGGTGTTCATCATCTGGTTCGGCATCGACGAGACGTTCAAGATCGCGCTCATCATCGTCGCACCGATCTTCCCGATGTACGTCAACGTGTTCGCCGGCATCCGCAACGTCGACCAGAAGCTGATCGAGGCCGCCCGGTCTCTCGACCTGACCCGAATCGAGATGTTGCGCTTCATCATCCTGCCCGGCGCGCTCCCCCAGACCCTGGTCGGTCTGCGACAGGCACTCGGTATCGGATGGCTGGTGCTCGTGGTCGCCGAGATGCAGACCACCACCGTCGGCCTCGGATTCATCATGAACGACGCCAAGGAGTATCTGCGCACCGATCAGATCTTCCTGGTGCTGGTCATCTACGCGATTCTCGGCCTGATCACCGACCTCGCCGTCCGCCTCCTCGAGCGCCATTTCCTCTCGTGGCGCAACGGATTCGAGGGTTCCTGA
- a CDS encoding response regulator transcription factor: MTTTRPDETAAPAIRVLLVDDQELIRTGLRRILRVRDGFHIVGECADGSEVPAAVAEHSPDVVVMDLRMRNVDGITATSMLAALNDPPPVLVLTTFDDDKLLSGALRAGAAGFILKDSPAESLIWAVRAVVRDGAFLDPAVTGRVLTGYRRSTTGDIATPDELTERETDVLRLVARGRTNAEIAAGLGISEVTVKSHINHIFTKLDLRDRAAAIVYAFDHSLVLPEYD, translated from the coding sequence GTGACCACGACCCGGCCCGACGAGACAGCCGCACCGGCCATCCGCGTGCTGCTCGTCGACGATCAGGAGCTGATCCGCACCGGGCTGCGGCGCATCCTCCGCGTCCGCGACGGGTTCCACATCGTCGGCGAATGTGCCGATGGCTCCGAGGTTCCCGCGGCGGTCGCCGAGCACTCCCCGGACGTCGTGGTGATGGATCTGCGGATGCGCAATGTCGACGGCATCACCGCCACCTCGATGCTCGCCGCGCTCAACGATCCGCCGCCGGTGCTGGTTCTCACCACCTTCGACGACGACAAGTTGCTGTCGGGTGCGCTGCGGGCGGGCGCGGCCGGCTTCATCCTGAAGGACTCCCCCGCCGAGTCACTGATCTGGGCGGTGCGTGCGGTGGTGCGCGACGGCGCGTTCCTCGACCCCGCGGTCACCGGACGCGTCCTCACCGGGTACCGGCGCAGCACGACCGGTGACATCGCCACGCCCGACGAACTGACCGAACGGGAGACCGACGTTCTGCGGCTGGTCGCGCGGGGACGCACCAACGCCGAGATCGCAGCGGGGCTGGGCATCTCCGAGGTCACGGTGAAGAGCCACATCAACCACATCTTCACCAAACTCGATCTCCGGGACCGCGCTGCAGCCATCGTGTACGCGTTTGACCATTCGCTGGTCCTACCCGAATACGATTGA
- a CDS encoding ABC transporter ATP-binding protein has product MTRVLNHGIEINNSVEIRRAGRSFDGREILRDVDLTIAPGEFVALLGASGSGKSTLLRAIGGLDDGFTGDIRAPESKSIVFQEHRLVPWLPVWRNVALGLRGRDARSAAADALAEVGLRDKVDAWPSTLSGGESQRVALARALVREPRVLLLDEPFGALDALTRGNAQRLVERLWQHHRPATLLVTHDVEEAVLLADRALVLRDRHIAEDVPIDLPRPRSVVDPAFVALRQQLLCALGVQAPQPHRGAKP; this is encoded by the coding sequence ATGACCCGGGTACTCAATCACGGTATCGAGATCAACAACAGCGTCGAGATCAGGCGCGCCGGGCGCAGCTTCGACGGCCGCGAGATCCTGCGCGACGTCGACCTGACCATCGCGCCCGGTGAATTCGTCGCACTTCTCGGCGCCAGCGGTTCCGGTAAGAGCACCCTGTTGCGCGCGATCGGCGGGCTCGACGACGGTTTCACCGGCGACATCCGCGCACCCGAGTCGAAGTCCATTGTCTTCCAGGAGCATCGGCTGGTGCCGTGGCTTCCGGTGTGGCGCAACGTCGCACTCGGGCTGCGCGGCCGGGACGCGAGGTCTGCGGCCGCCGATGCGCTCGCCGAGGTCGGTCTGCGTGACAAGGTCGACGCCTGGCCGTCCACCCTGTCCGGCGGTGAGTCCCAACGCGTCGCGCTCGCCCGCGCGCTGGTGCGTGAACCACGGGTGCTGCTGCTCGACGAACCGTTCGGTGCTCTCGACGCGCTGACCCGGGGCAACGCACAGCGCCTCGTCGAGCGGCTCTGGCAGCACCACCGTCCCGCGACGCTGCTCGTCACCCACGACGTCGAGGAGGCCGTCCTGCTCGCCGATCGTGCTCTCGTCCTGCGCGACCGTCACATCGCCGAGGACGTTCCGATCGACCTCCCCCGCCCGCGCTCGGTGGTCGACCCCGCTTTCGTCGCCCTCCGGCAGCAGCTGCTCTGCGCGCTCGGAGTCCAAGCACCCCAACCACATCGAGGAGCCAAGCCATGA
- a CDS encoding LLM class flavin-dependent oxidoreductase encodes MTDSAPRSHSARPSAIAWPTGVSRPRFGVWAPVWGPFATRHYPGDPFDASWDLNRRYVIEAERLGFDATLVAQHNLNPNGDDLDHLEAWTGAAALAAVTERIEIIAAIKPYLFHPVFLAKMASQIAEISGGRFAINLVNAWYKPELERAGVEFADHDERYAYGTEWLSVVTRLLAGERVRHEGRYFRISDYVLRPADPAHTPRVYLGGESAPARDLAASSADAWFINGQPLDVVAGLISDVRGRPRERQPLDFGLSAFVIARETEAQALAELDRFWKLTEADAADLANLVANADPKAVMFHTFERYPHIGTNGGTAAGLVGSYDQVAQRILEFGDLGIELFMLQFQPAETEMARFARHVLPRVAAAIGASPARSPELVAAATGTATDEV; translated from the coding sequence GTGACCGATTCAGCCCCCCGATCACACTCCGCCCGGCCGTCCGCCATCGCCTGGCCCACCGGAGTGTCGCGCCCCCGATTCGGCGTCTGGGCCCCGGTGTGGGGACCGTTCGCCACCCGCCACTATCCCGGCGATCCCTTCGACGCGTCGTGGGATCTCAACCGCCGCTATGTCATCGAAGCCGAACGCCTCGGGTTCGACGCCACTCTGGTGGCTCAGCACAACCTGAATCCCAACGGCGACGATCTCGACCACCTCGAGGCGTGGACCGGGGCCGCCGCGCTCGCCGCGGTCACCGAACGCATCGAGATCATCGCCGCCATCAAGCCCTATCTCTTCCACCCGGTTTTCCTGGCGAAGATGGCCTCACAGATCGCCGAGATCTCCGGCGGCCGGTTCGCGATCAACCTCGTGAACGCCTGGTACAAGCCGGAACTGGAACGGGCCGGGGTCGAGTTCGCAGACCACGACGAGCGTTACGCCTACGGAACGGAGTGGCTCTCGGTGGTTACCCGCCTGCTCGCGGGTGAGCGGGTTCGCCACGAGGGCAGGTACTTCCGCATCAGCGACTACGTCCTGCGGCCCGCGGACCCGGCACACACGCCCAGGGTCTACCTCGGCGGCGAGTCGGCACCGGCGCGGGACCTCGCCGCGTCGAGCGCCGACGCCTGGTTCATCAACGGCCAGCCGCTCGACGTCGTCGCGGGTCTCATCTCCGACGTGCGGGGCCGTCCGCGCGAGCGCCAGCCGCTCGACTTCGGCCTGTCGGCCTTCGTGATCGCCCGCGAGACCGAGGCGCAGGCGCTGGCCGAACTCGACCGCTTCTGGAAACTGACCGAGGCCGACGCCGCCGACCTGGCCAACCTGGTCGCCAATGCCGACCCGAAGGCCGTCATGTTCCACACCTTCGAGCGGTACCCGCACATCGGCACCAACGGCGGCACCGCCGCGGGTCTCGTCGGCAGCTACGACCAAGTGGCCCAACGCATCCTGGAGTTCGGTGACCTCGGCATCGAACTGTTCATGCTCCAGTTCCAGCCCGCGGAGACCGAGATGGCACGCTTTGCCCGTCACGTACTGCCGCGAGTGGCAGCCGCGATCGGCGCCTCGCCCGCCCGCTCACCGGAACTGGTGGCCGCGGCCACCGGCACCGCAACGGACGAGGTGTGA
- a CDS encoding ABC transporter substrate-binding protein: MKRFSRLVLSALRFSMLIVTLAALMGISVTACSAGQSDSADRDVIGTLRVGVIGSVNVISGPLGLAHSRGEVLRALKPLGVDKIDVYNFPNGPDLNQALLGGRLDVGLYGDTPALVARGSGLQTRLLAISQFNNDAGVVVKNPSIRTLKDLAGKKIGVPKGSYIDRYLQGALQQAGITAQLIHLYPADQEAPLSSGEIDAAALPGVIPSVALQTFQRKGYRLIDSVYRNHPDLAGTSAVASAAAFLDKQKDFGAAWQKLLADSVTYAKAHWDEYLAFEIKNSKANPDDIRAAANPDGYAAEPFPAAGVRLLEGTKKFLVSSGSIKQDFSLGDWEYRTSNA; the protein is encoded by the coding sequence ATGAAACGCTTTTCCCGCCTTGTGCTGTCCGCACTCCGCTTCTCCATGCTCATCGTCACGTTGGCCGCCCTGATGGGCATATCGGTGACCGCGTGCAGTGCAGGACAATCCGACAGCGCCGACCGCGACGTCATCGGCACCCTGCGGGTGGGTGTGATCGGGTCGGTCAATGTCATCAGCGGCCCGCTGGGCCTCGCGCACAGCCGAGGTGAGGTGCTGCGAGCCCTGAAGCCGCTCGGCGTCGACAAGATCGATGTGTACAACTTCCCCAACGGGCCGGACCTGAATCAGGCTCTGCTCGGCGGACGTCTCGACGTCGGGTTGTACGGCGACACCCCGGCACTCGTCGCCCGCGGCAGTGGACTGCAGACCCGGTTGCTGGCCATCTCGCAGTTCAACAACGACGCCGGTGTGGTCGTCAAGAATCCGTCGATCCGGACGCTGAAGGACCTGGCGGGCAAGAAGATCGGGGTCCCCAAGGGCTCCTACATCGACCGCTACCTGCAGGGTGCGCTGCAGCAGGCCGGGATCACCGCCCAGCTGATCCACCTGTATCCCGCCGATCAGGAGGCGCCGCTGAGCAGCGGTGAGATCGACGCCGCCGCGCTGCCCGGTGTGATCCCGTCCGTCGCGCTGCAGACGTTCCAGCGCAAGGGATACCGCCTCATCGACTCGGTGTACCGCAATCACCCCGACCTCGCCGGCACCAGCGCGGTGGCATCGGCGGCAGCGTTCCTGGACAAGCAGAAGGACTTCGGCGCCGCCTGGCAAAAGCTCCTCGCCGACTCGGTCACCTATGCCAAGGCGCATTGGGACGAGTACCTGGCCTTCGAGATCAAGAACTCCAAGGCCAACCCCGACGACATCCGCGCGGCCGCCAACCCCGACGGCTATGCCGCCGAACCCTTCCCGGCCGCCGGCGTCCGACTCCTGGAGGGAACCAAGAAGTTCCTGGTCTCCAGCGGAAGCATCAAGCAGGACTTCTCACTGGGCGACTGGGAGTACCGGACGTCCAACGCCTGA
- a CDS encoding sensor histidine kinase: MVTGLTSELRHRLELAGGDYPPLYPVVILTASVIVTIVAAAQRFPFDRPWWVLAGLGCAVVTLILDFTIATKTTACALMIVGTSCFLMDAVPTDAAPVQLAIITAISAAMQSLRTGLIVCATSMSVVVLFGIYGGLQVPVFYLSAIACGWLLGYMVLIQQRLADNRARVLRSRAENAAMQERRRIAREIHDIIAHSLSITMLNVTGARRALEQDADIDDAVDALRDAERQGRQAMSEIRNIVHLLGSDESSPAPTPGADDLQSLIDDYRKAGVDVSFDARGDVSRVSATVGTAVYRIAQESLANVVKHSAAQRASVTVSVGDDTVVQVQSPCPTDPHPSRDGTGITGMMQRAHLLGGTLEASRTGDLWSVRAELPTRADASEVTA, encoded by the coding sequence GTGGTGACGGGCCTCACAAGCGAACTGCGCCATCGCCTTGAACTCGCCGGCGGTGACTATCCACCGCTCTACCCGGTGGTGATCTTGACCGCGAGCGTCATCGTCACGATCGTCGCTGCCGCACAGCGCTTCCCATTCGACCGGCCCTGGTGGGTGCTGGCGGGACTCGGCTGCGCGGTGGTGACCCTGATCCTGGACTTCACGATCGCCACCAAGACCACTGCGTGCGCCCTGATGATCGTCGGCACCTCGTGTTTCCTGATGGACGCGGTGCCGACCGACGCCGCGCCCGTCCAGTTGGCGATCATCACGGCGATCTCGGCGGCGATGCAGTCCCTCCGGACCGGCCTGATCGTGTGTGCCACGTCGATGTCTGTGGTGGTGCTCTTCGGGATCTACGGTGGGCTGCAGGTACCGGTCTTCTACCTGTCGGCGATCGCGTGCGGTTGGCTGCTCGGCTACATGGTGCTCATCCAGCAACGCCTCGCCGACAACCGGGCTCGTGTGCTGCGGTCCCGCGCCGAGAATGCCGCGATGCAGGAGCGTCGGCGCATCGCCCGCGAGATCCACGACATCATCGCCCACTCACTGTCGATCACGATGCTCAATGTGACCGGTGCGCGTCGCGCGCTGGAGCAGGATGCTGACATCGACGACGCGGTCGATGCTCTTCGGGATGCGGAACGCCAGGGACGTCAGGCGATGTCGGAGATCCGCAACATCGTGCACCTGCTCGGCAGCGACGAGTCCTCCCCCGCGCCGACGCCGGGCGCCGACGACCTGCAGTCGCTGATCGACGACTACCGAAAGGCCGGGGTCGACGTCAGTTTCGATGCCCGGGGCGACGTCAGCCGGGTGTCGGCGACCGTCGGCACCGCGGTGTACCGGATCGCCCAGGAGTCGCTGGCCAACGTGGTGAAACACTCTGCGGCCCAGCGGGCTTCGGTCACCGTGTCGGTCGGGGACGACACCGTGGTGCAGGTGCAGAGTCCGTGTCCCACCGACCCGCACCCGAGCCGGGACGGAACCGGTATCACCGGGATGATGCAACGCGCACACCTGCTCGGCGGCACGCTGGAGGCCTCACGAACCGGCGACCTGTGGTCGGTGCGCGCGGAGTTGCCCACCCGCGCCGATGCTTCGGAGGTGACGGCGTGA
- a CDS encoding 4Fe-4S dicluster domain-containing protein, which yields MIELVLADACIACDKCVLACPTNVFDQGTDGIPVIARQSDCQTCFMCEAYCPTDALYVSPDSAPADESFSPPEHLVGSYRERLGWGKGRRPGSLVAVGPEIPHGDPPPRVR from the coding sequence ATGATCGAACTCGTGTTGGCCGACGCCTGCATCGCGTGCGACAAGTGCGTGCTGGCTTGTCCCACCAACGTTTTCGACCAGGGTACCGATGGCATACCGGTCATCGCGCGACAGTCGGACTGCCAGACCTGCTTCATGTGCGAGGCCTACTGCCCCACCGACGCACTGTACGTGAGCCCTGATTCCGCCCCCGCCGACGAATCCTTCAGTCCACCGGAGCATCTCGTCGGCAGCTACCGCGAACGCCTCGGCTGGGGCAAGGGCCGCAGACCGGGCTCGCTCGTCGCCGTCGGGCCCGAGATCCCCCACGGTGATCCGCCACCACGCGTGCGCTGA
- a CDS encoding FAD-dependent oxidoreductase: MTATATDTLTLSTDVLVIGGGPAATWAAINARDNGAEVVLVDKGYCGTSGATAPAGTGVWYVAPEAQARASAKASRERLGGNLADHDWMDRVLDQTYANMHRLGTEGRYPFPVSKRTGEAIRTGVQGPEYMRRMRAWVQRRGVTILDHSPVLQLLTDRDGRVAGAAGHQRQSGRDFRISARTVVLATGGCAFLSRALGTNVNTGDGALMAAEVGAHFSGMEFANAYAIVPKGSTVTKTAYYGYATFYHADGRVVDGAGSTKGRSVIARTLLDEPVYAQLDRADDTVAAQMRLGQPNFFLQFDRRGINPFTDRFEVDLLAEGTVRGTGGIDLVDFDCATVVPGLYAAGDAATRERICGGFTGGGSHNSAWAMSSGSFAGAAAARAALRSSRPALADLRGAGTVALAPASGGWRPAEALTQAQSHLIPFEKNYLRHGDRMSSALAGLDDLWNQLSASDFDAPDAATRLRAREVAAITAVGRWIYSSALYRTETRGMSKREDFPGQDPEQRGHVHTGGLDDVWVRRARALPRSRKFDAVGAVA, encoded by the coding sequence ATGACCGCCACGGCCACAGACACGCTCACCCTGTCCACCGACGTCCTGGTCATCGGTGGTGGGCCGGCCGCCACCTGGGCGGCCATCAATGCCCGCGACAACGGCGCGGAGGTGGTGCTCGTCGACAAGGGCTACTGCGGAACCTCCGGGGCGACCGCACCGGCCGGCACCGGGGTCTGGTACGTGGCACCCGAGGCGCAGGCACGCGCGTCGGCGAAAGCGAGCAGGGAACGCCTGGGCGGGAATCTCGCCGACCATGATTGGATGGACCGCGTCCTGGATCAGACCTACGCCAACATGCACCGGCTGGGTACCGAGGGACGCTACCCGTTCCCGGTGAGCAAACGCACCGGGGAGGCCATCCGCACCGGGGTGCAGGGTCCGGAGTACATGCGCCGGATGCGGGCCTGGGTGCAGCGCCGTGGTGTCACGATCCTCGACCACTCCCCCGTCCTGCAACTCCTCACCGACCGCGACGGTCGGGTTGCCGGAGCCGCCGGACATCAACGACAGTCCGGCCGCGACTTCCGGATCTCCGCGCGCACAGTGGTTCTGGCGACCGGCGGCTGCGCGTTCCTGTCCCGCGCCCTCGGCACCAACGTCAACACCGGTGACGGTGCGTTGATGGCCGCCGAGGTGGGTGCCCACTTCTCCGGGATGGAGTTCGCGAACGCGTATGCGATCGTGCCGAAGGGCTCGACGGTGACCAAGACCGCCTACTACGGGTACGCCACCTTCTATCACGCCGACGGGCGGGTGGTCGACGGTGCCGGTTCCACCAAGGGCCGGTCGGTCATCGCTCGGACACTGCTCGACGAGCCGGTGTATGCCCAGTTGGACCGCGCCGACGACACCGTGGCCGCGCAGATGCGGCTCGGCCAGCCGAATTTCTTCCTGCAGTTCGATCGTCGCGGAATCAATCCGTTCACCGATCGCTTCGAGGTGGACCTGCTGGCCGAAGGCACCGTGCGCGGTACCGGCGGCATCGATCTCGTCGACTTCGATTGCGCCACCGTCGTTCCCGGCCTGTACGCAGCCGGCGACGCGGCGACCCGCGAACGCATCTGCGGTGGATTCACCGGTGGTGGCAGCCACAATTCGGCGTGGGCGATGTCGTCGGGCAGCTTCGCCGGCGCCGCCGCGGCTCGAGCCGCACTCCGGTCGTCGAGGCCGGCACTGGCCGACCTCCGAGGAGCCGGGACCGTCGCGCTCGCACCGGCCTCTGGCGGATGGCGCCCGGCCGAGGCACTCACGCAGGCCCAGTCGCACCTGATCCCATTCGAGAAGAACTATCTGCGGCACGGCGATCGGATGAGCAGCGCGCTCGCCGGACTCGATGATCTGTGGAACCAACTGTCCGCGAGCGACTTCGACGCACCAGATGCGGCCACCCGGTTGCGTGCGCGTGAGGTCGCCGCGATCACCGCGGTCGGACGGTGGATCTATTCGTCTGCCCTGTACCGCACCGAAACCCGCGGGATGAGCAAACGCGAGGACTTCCCGGGGCAGGACCCGGAGCAACGCGGCCATGTCCACACCGGTGGTCTCGACGACGTATGGGTACGACGGGCGCGGGCGCTGCCGCGGTCGCGGAAGTTCGACGCGGTCGGGGCCGTCGCATGA
- a CDS encoding Clp protease N-terminal domain-containing protein yields the protein MPKINIYVPDDLAEEVRSAGLPISRICQQALREALRAPAGGAVGTTTSPLVDAEDVPVGLHVAAILDLAAESARARGSAEVSPADLLRGIATEGESLVLRTIEQCGVTREAIIGELDTAADPGRTQPARGSRPLALDADAERVVEQAVGEARTMQTPMLDGGHLLAALLDDTTPAGESLRALGVDRIFTTEVSGALRGAVEYSRVTEPRQDAYLVVTLTALAARLDRIETAVGVSSTACADRSSDPDFNSERI from the coding sequence GTGCCGAAAATCAACATCTATGTGCCGGACGACCTCGCCGAGGAGGTGCGTTCGGCCGGTCTGCCCATCTCCCGCATCTGCCAGCAGGCGCTGCGCGAAGCGCTACGGGCACCCGCCGGGGGTGCCGTCGGGACGACGACGTCGCCGTTGGTCGACGCCGAGGATGTTCCGGTGGGCCTGCACGTGGCCGCGATCCTGGACCTCGCGGCCGAATCCGCCCGAGCCCGCGGATCGGCCGAGGTGTCACCGGCCGACCTGTTGCGCGGAATCGCCACCGAGGGTGAGAGTCTCGTGCTGCGCACAATCGAACAGTGCGGTGTGACCCGCGAGGCGATCATCGGCGAACTCGACACAGCCGCGGACCCGGGCAGGACACAGCCCGCGCGTGGATCGCGGCCGTTGGCCCTCGATGCCGATGCGGAGCGAGTCGTCGAGCAGGCAGTGGGTGAGGCGCGCACCATGCAGACACCGATGCTCGACGGCGGGCATCTGCTCGCCGCGCTGCTCGATGACACGACGCCGGCCGGGGAGTCGCTACGCGCGCTGGGCGTGGACAGGATCTTCACCACCGAGGTGTCCGGCGCCCTGCGTGGGGCCGTCGAGTACAGCCGTGTGACCGAACCCCGCCAGGACGCCTACCTCGTGGTCACCCTGACCGCGTTGGCCGCGCGCCTCGACCGCATCGAGACCGCCGTCGGGGTGTCCTCCACGGCCTGCGCCGACCGCTCGTCGGACCCGGACTTCAACTCCGAGCGAATATAA
- a CDS encoding MFS transporter gives MVIWIVAVTVYFLAVLHRSSMAVAGLLAAERFHISASALSTFVVLQLLVYAAMQVPVGLLVDRFGPRRVLLTGTLILTLAQLSFAFADNYMWALGSRFFVGVGDAMTFVCVLRLVTSWFPVRRIPLMTQLTGVLGQLGAVAAATPMTWALSAWGWTRSYIATAVLGAALLVVSLVVIRDTPHKRTTSGPLLGLAGIKASLSASWGHPGTRLGFWTHFSTQFSATVLGLLWGFPFFVQGAGQSDAAAGVLLSLMVFSIIAFGPVFAGLITRWPWHRSTLVLGVVGLIAGMWTLVLAWPGNPPFGVLVVLVMVCGMGGPASMIGFDYGRTSNPVDRVSSATGIINQGGFFASLSLVAMIGVILDWRTPDGVAGYTADAFTWAMSAQYLLWGIGAIQIFRYRRKGRAKLLRDDPVLWSQQSGRPVP, from the coding sequence ATGGTGATCTGGATCGTCGCCGTGACGGTCTACTTCCTGGCGGTGCTGCACCGTTCCTCGATGGCCGTCGCCGGTCTACTCGCGGCCGAACGATTCCACATCAGCGCGTCGGCTCTGTCCACGTTCGTCGTGCTACAGCTGCTGGTCTACGCGGCGATGCAGGTGCCCGTCGGGCTCCTCGTGGACCGTTTCGGGCCGCGTCGGGTGTTGCTCACCGGCACCCTTATCCTCACCCTCGCGCAGCTCAGCTTCGCCTTCGCCGACAACTACATGTGGGCGCTCGGCTCTCGGTTCTTCGTCGGCGTCGGCGACGCCATGACCTTTGTTTGCGTCCTGCGACTGGTGACCTCCTGGTTCCCCGTCCGGCGCATCCCGCTGATGACCCAGCTGACCGGTGTCCTGGGCCAGTTGGGTGCGGTGGCCGCTGCGACGCCGATGACGTGGGCGCTGTCGGCATGGGGCTGGACGCGCTCCTACATCGCCACCGCCGTCCTCGGTGCGGCATTGCTGGTGGTGAGTCTCGTCGTCATCCGGGACACCCCGCACAAGCGCACCACGTCGGGCCCGTTGTTGGGGCTGGCCGGCATCAAGGCGTCGCTGTCGGCGTCGTGGGGGCATCCGGGCACGAGACTCGGCTTTTGGACCCACTTTTCGACCCAGTTCAGTGCGACGGTGCTCGGATTGCTCTGGGGTTTCCCGTTCTTCGTGCAGGGCGCCGGGCAGAGCGACGCGGCCGCCGGCGTGTTGCTGTCGTTGATGGTGTTCTCCATCATCGCGTTCGGTCCGGTGTTCGCGGGCCTCATCACACGGTGGCCGTGGCATCGTTCGACTCTGGTGCTCGGCGTTGTCGGCTTGATCGCCGGAATGTGGACGCTGGTTCTTGCCTGGCCGGGCAACCCGCCCTTCGGGGTGCTCGTGGTCCTCGTAATGGTCTGCGGCATGGGTGGTCCGGCGTCGATGATCGGCTTCGACTACGGCCGCACGTCGAATCCGGTGGACCGGGTCAGCAGCGCCACCGGCATCATCAACCAGGGCGGCTTCTTCGCCAGCCTGTCGCTGGTCGCGATGATCGGGGTGATCCTCGACTGGCGTACGCCCGACGGCGTGGCCGGATACACGGCCGACGCGTTCACGTGGGCGATGTCGGCGCAGTATCTGCTGTGGGGGATCGGTGCCATCCAGATCTTCCGCTACCGGCGGAAGGGGCGTGCCAAGCTGTTGCGCGACGATCCGGTGCTGTGGTCACAGCAGTCCGGCCGCCCCGTCCCATGA
- a CDS encoding NUDIX hydrolase, translated as MTPALPQHYVSVAGVVLDAAGRILLIRRRDNGEWQIPGGVLEPAESIPAGVLREIEEETGVLVRVGDLTGVYKNVARGVVSLVYRCEPVGGATRVSDESSAVEWMGVDEARARITEVFRVRVDDALSGGVATRLHDGVRMLD; from the coding sequence ATGACGCCGGCCCTGCCGCAGCACTACGTCAGCGTCGCCGGCGTGGTGCTCGACGCCGCCGGACGGATACTGCTGATCCGACGGCGAGACAACGGCGAGTGGCAGATCCCCGGTGGGGTGCTCGAACCGGCCGAGTCGATCCCCGCCGGAGTGCTACGCGAGATCGAGGAGGAGACCGGAGTCCTTGTGCGCGTGGGAGATCTGACCGGCGTGTACAAGAACGTCGCTCGCGGGGTGGTCTCGCTGGTCTATCGGTGTGAACCGGTCGGTGGTGCTACTCGTGTTTCCGACGAGTCGAGTGCGGTCGAGTGGATGGGCGTCGACGAGGCTCGCGCGCGCATCACGGAGGTGTTCCGGGTGCGGGTCGACGACGCGTTGTCGGGTGGTGTGGCGACCCGATTACATGACGGGGTGCGGATGCTCGACTGA